From one Cyprinus carpio isolate SPL01 chromosome B3, ASM1834038v1, whole genome shotgun sequence genomic stretch:
- the LOC109059833 gene encoding cyclin-dependent kinase 5 activator 1-like produces the protein MGTVLSVSPSYRKAGLFDEIPPPLAHYTAVQNSKNAKDKGLKRQSLINILPWKRIVAASAKRKGSKKLSSDNKQEENIVTTNNKKNLKKSQSCANLSGFTQEPAVSSIPTSKTTANVASTGKRTSITGSVGQATNAGTPKRVIVQASTSELLRSLGEFLCRRCYRLKRLSPADPILWLRSVDRSLLLQGWQDQGFITPANVVFLYMLCREVISGEVSSERELQAELLTCLYLSYSYMGNEISYPLKPFLVETDKDAFWNRSLAIINRMSSKMLQLNSDPHYFTQVFADLKNESQIEEESRLLIGLDR, from the coding sequence ATGGGAACTGTACTCTCAGTCTCCCCGAGCTACCGAAAGGCAGGCCTGTTTGATGAAATACCACCCCCTCTGGCACATTATACAGCTGTGCAGAACAGTAAAAATGCCAAGGACAAGGGCTTGAAGCGTCAGTCGCTCATCAATATCCTGCCATGGAAGCGCATCGTGGCAGCTTCTGCCAAGAGAAAAGGTTCTAAGAAGCTCTCCTCGGACAACAAACAAGAAGAAAACATCgtcaccaccaacaacaaaaaaaatctgaagaagTCCCAGTCCTGTGCCAACCTCTCTGGCTTCACCCAGGAGCCGGCCGTGAGCTCCATTCCCACCTCCAAAACCACCGCCAATGTGGCCTCCACTGGGAAGAGGACCTCCATCACGGGATCAGTGGGCCAAGCGACCAACGCAGGCACACCCAAAAGAGTAATCGTGCAGGCTTCCACCAGCGAGCTCCTGAGAAGCCTGGGTGAGTTCCTGTGCCGACGCTGCTACCGACTGAAGCGCCTCTCCCCTGCCGACCCCATTCTGTGGCTGCGCAGCGTGGACCGCTCCCTTCTGCTGCAGGGCTGGCAGGACCAGGGCTTCATCACCCCGGCTAACGTGGTCTTCCTCTACATGCTTTGCCGTGAGGTCATTTCGGGTGAGGTGTCCAGTGAGCGTGAGCTACAGGCCGAGCTGCTCACTTGCCTTTACCTGTCCTACTCCTACATGGGAAATGAGATTTCATACCCGCTCAAGCCCTTCCTGGTGGAGACGGATAAGGATGCCTTCTGGAATCGCAGTCTGGCGATCATCAATCGCATGAGTAGCAAAATGCTCCAGCTTAACTCTGACCCGCACTACTTCACACAGGTTTTTGCTGACCTGAAAAACGAAAGTCAAATTGAGGAGGAGAGCCGGCTGCTTATAGGCCTGGATCGATAA